The segment TTTACTAATTCTACTCCATATTGCTTCAAAGTAAGCATATTATTGCTATCGACAGCCAACTCTTCAATCTCTTTCTCTGTTTTATTTGCTGAAATAGCATTTTGTATTCGTCTATTTATTACTAATAATTCATAAGCTCCAAGTCTACCTTTATATCCTGTTCCAGAACATTGCCTGCAAAGGGTATTCTCTCTTTTCCTTTTTTCTTTTTCTTCTGAAGATAATACAGACGCGTACCTTATTGATGTGTTTCCTTTTATGCCAGTAAGTCTAGCTTCGTGATCCTGAATGGGTCTTTCTACACTGCATTCAGTGCATACTCTTCTTACTAATCTTTGGGCTAAAACCCCCCTTACAGAAGCATTTAATTTGTATTTAGGCACGTCCATATCTAATAACCTTGTTAAGGAACTTGATGAAGTATTTGCGTGCAAAGTAGTAAATACTAAATGGCCTGTTTCCGCAGCATCCATAGAGGACTCTGCAGTTTCAGGGTCTCTAGTTTCCCCAATAAGTATTACATCTGGGTCTTGCCGCAAAAAGGTCCTAAGTAAGTTTGCAAAAGTTTGATTTTTTGCTCTATTTACTTGATGCTGCATTATGTCTCCAGCAAGGTCATATTCTATTGGGTCTTCTGCCGTTACAATTTTCAACTCTCCATTATCCTTCTCTCGAAGAGCAGCTGCTAGTGTTGTCGATTTACCTGATCCTGTTGGCCCAGATACAATTACAATGCCATTACTATTGTTTATAATCTTTCTAAAATCTTCTCTTACAGTTTCAATATTTATTAGTACATCTAAATCAAGCTGATCTGCTTCACTATTTAATATTCTGAGAACCATCCCCTCACCATGTTTGCCAGGGGCAGTTGAGCATCTGAATTCTAATCGATTACCTTCATATTTTCGTAATATCTTTCCATCTTGGCTTGCTCTTCTTTCGGCGATATCCATATGTGCCATGTTCTTTAAACAAGCTACTAATTGTATACCAGCTCTTTTTGGCATAGCAAGATACTTCTGCATAACTCCATCTCTTCTTACTCTTATTTTGTAATTTTCATCTTTTGGCTCTATATGTATATCAGAGACATTAGATTTACGAGCATTTATAAGTATCATGCCTGCCGCTCGTTGAGTTTTACTTTCCAGCATTTCATTGCCCAGATCTAATGCATCATCTACCATCTCTTCTTCTTCTATTTCGTCAAATTCAAGAGAAAATTCATTTTCACTATCTTCTATTGCAGAGTCTTGTAGTGCCGCAATTACAGCTTCTTCTGTAAACTCAGATATTTCTATACTTTCTCCACTTATAAATCTTTCTTCAGCTGCTAAATCAAGAAGTTCTTGTATCTTATCTGGAGATTTCTCTACGAATTTGCATTCAAGTCCTGATTGCTTTACACGATCTTTAATCGTATTGCCAATTGTACCTAAAAATACTATGTTTCCTACTGCTATTGTAATGATAGATGGATTAGGTGGTAATGAAGGTTCAATTCCAATTGGTACAACTAAATTATCTCTACACCATTGAAGTGAAAAGTACTTATCAACTAAATCTCTTATTGTAGTTATAGAATTTTGAGCCATATATTAATACCAACACTTACACATGTTAGTTCTCGACCTATAACTTCTTGATTTTATGCAATTTCTATTTATCCTACCTGGACAACATTTTATACCTTGATTATCTCTATACGATTTGTTTGGACATACATTACCACGATCATCTTCTTTCTGATCATTATCACCATCACCACCACCACCACCACCACCAGATGATTTATTGCAAGATGAACTTTGATATTCAACAGATGTCAATGCCTCTCCTTTACAAAAATGATATGTAGTTCCACAAGGCTCTTTTATTCCATCGGCGGGTTGTATTTTATAAATACCCGTAAATTGTGTATTCTTTTTATTTGATTTATCTATATCACACTGCGTTTTTTTGACTGATTCTTTTTTCTCTTCGAAGTCTTCTTTAGTGTCAAATTGTTGGCCTGTATGGAACCAAAATAATTGCCCAGCACATTCTGGACTTTTAGTCTCACCATTTGCGTTTGAAGTTATATATGCTTTGTTGACTACTTTGGATCTTTGCCATTCTTCGCATAAAGCTCCATACTTTCTTTTTCTAGCTGCTTCTACTTCTTCGCAATTTCTATATTCATTCCCTTCAA is part of the Prochlorococcus marinus str. MIT 0919 genome and harbors:
- a CDS encoding GspE/PulE family protein, whose translation is MAQNSITTIRDLVDKYFSLQWCRDNLVVPIGIEPSLPPNPSIITIAVGNIVFLGTIGNTIKDRVKQSGLECKFVEKSPDKIQELLDLAAEERFISGESIEISEFTEEAVIAALQDSAIEDSENEFSLEFDEIEEEEMVDDALDLGNEMLESKTQRAAGMILINARKSNVSDIHIEPKDENYKIRVRRDGVMQKYLAMPKRAGIQLVACLKNMAHMDIAERRASQDGKILRKYEGNRLEFRCSTAPGKHGEGMVLRILNSEADQLDLDVLINIETVREDFRKIINNSNGIVIVSGPTGSGKSTTLAAALREKDNGELKIVTAEDPIEYDLAGDIMQHQVNRAKNQTFANLLRTFLRQDPDVILIGETRDPETAESSMDAAETGHLVFTTLHANTSSSSLTRLLDMDVPKYKLNASVRGVLAQRLVRRVCTECSVERPIQDHEARLTGIKGNTSIRYASVLSSEEKEKRKRENTLCRQCSGTGYKGRLGAYELLVINRRIQNAISANKTEKEIEELAVDSNNMLTLKQYGVELVKKQLTTLSELERVCKSDD